The following are from one region of the Streptomyces decoyicus genome:
- a CDS encoding vWA-MoxR associated conflict system protein, with translation MTVPTPPRHCLVIAPQCAELGLLEGLEGLAHSLYGLLTDHWTGACAGAPAAGSAVLSGSSVCQAQIEAAIRDAARRAGEAGAVLVLALLGHGITPGQNPTLYLMAGDSRADVIATAVNVGRLLTEVLETPGLPGVLALVDTCRAGGATPDLKAVDAGVQQGATRLSLLMSVGARQDAHGLAFTRGLVQVLTQGVSGAGEFLRPSSVLDAVRTAAPGQDARLVEYDGALFGERLWLARNALRHDRCGSVLGPTGTEELDRALQPLGGAELLTGSVTGPDVLERLRGTLRATSSACPSEQSWALRVLDGLLDCLRTIELLMSWPGRPLTSERLRRATAVGSGRSGTPLPDTAGTELLRDAVEYLRMRAPRVGETGTTPLARFVAALAAEDQLARDDARLTAWAHSVRAAVELSDAFDAQRQQHTRSRLRLVVSLHSAVADDWPETLETWLLDRGEVHAHQSFDCSPDQAGVEQRLAGALRWASRRAKEVGAPLQRVEIAASAALLLRWRPEEIDFGERLGVAHDVVLRWSERLCPPDRLWWINDRARERLEAMSEGGTGAPVDWLGEPETVRTQELSERLRHGAYQRAVALGHRPPRFEQVMEVLLAHAPIVLWPGGDRGVPDRYRNSLDRFWHLLPTEFSEAYRRSWGPKPPAQADGREHLAELRSVWHDPEWLDFCDWFEQCAMDGENFA, from the coding sequence ATGACCGTGCCGACTCCTCCCCGCCATTGTCTGGTCATCGCTCCCCAATGCGCCGAACTCGGTCTGCTCGAGGGGCTGGAGGGCCTGGCACACTCCTTGTACGGATTGCTCACCGACCACTGGACAGGAGCCTGTGCCGGCGCCCCCGCTGCCGGGTCCGCGGTGCTCAGCGGATCTTCCGTCTGCCAGGCGCAGATCGAGGCCGCGATCCGCGACGCCGCGCGGCGGGCGGGGGAAGCGGGAGCGGTCCTGGTGCTGGCGCTGCTGGGGCATGGCATCACACCGGGCCAGAACCCGACGCTCTATCTGATGGCGGGTGACTCGCGGGCCGATGTGATCGCGACTGCGGTGAACGTCGGCCGGCTGTTGACCGAGGTCCTGGAGACGCCGGGTCTTCCCGGCGTGCTCGCGCTCGTCGACACCTGCCGTGCCGGTGGCGCCACCCCGGACCTCAAAGCAGTGGACGCCGGAGTGCAACAGGGCGCGACGCGGCTGTCCTTGCTGATGTCTGTCGGGGCCAGGCAGGACGCGCACGGGCTGGCGTTCACGCGCGGCCTCGTGCAGGTGCTCACGCAGGGTGTCAGCGGGGCAGGAGAGTTCCTGCGGCCCTCGTCGGTCCTCGATGCGGTGAGGACCGCCGCCCCGGGACAGGACGCCCGACTCGTGGAGTATGACGGCGCGTTGTTCGGCGAGCGCCTGTGGCTGGCGCGCAACGCGTTGCGTCACGACCGGTGCGGGTCGGTGCTCGGGCCGACGGGGACCGAAGAGCTGGACCGGGCGCTGCAACCGCTGGGCGGTGCGGAGCTGCTGACCGGGTCCGTCACCGGCCCGGACGTACTGGAGCGGCTGCGCGGCACTCTGCGTGCTACCTCTTCCGCCTGCCCCTCGGAGCAATCGTGGGCCCTGCGCGTCCTGGACGGTCTGCTGGACTGCCTGCGGACGATCGAATTGCTCATGTCCTGGCCCGGCCGGCCACTGACATCCGAACGTCTCCGGCGCGCGACGGCCGTGGGGAGCGGCCGGTCCGGCACACCGCTGCCCGACACTGCCGGCACCGAGCTGTTGCGGGACGCCGTGGAATACCTGCGAATGCGTGCCCCACGGGTCGGGGAGACGGGCACAACTCCCTTGGCAAGGTTTGTCGCCGCGCTGGCTGCCGAGGACCAGCTTGCCCGGGACGATGCGCGGCTCACCGCCTGGGCGCACTCCGTCCGCGCGGCCGTCGAACTCAGCGACGCTTTCGACGCACAGCGACAGCAGCACACCAGATCGAGGCTGCGCCTGGTCGTCAGCCTGCACTCTGCCGTCGCCGACGACTGGCCCGAGACACTGGAGACGTGGCTGCTGGACCGCGGAGAGGTTCATGCGCACCAGTCGTTCGACTGCTCCCCGGACCAGGCCGGAGTCGAACAGCGACTGGCCGGAGCGCTGAGGTGGGCGTCCCGGCGGGCCAAGGAGGTGGGCGCCCCACTGCAACGGGTCGAGATCGCGGCCTCCGCCGCATTGCTGCTGCGGTGGCGGCCGGAGGAGATTGATTTTGGGGAGCGGCTGGGAGTCGCACACGACGTCGTACTGCGCTGGAGCGAGCGTCTGTGCCCGCCGGACCGCTTGTGGTGGATCAACGATCGTGCTCGGGAGAGGCTCGAGGCGATGAGCGAAGGCGGCACCGGCGCGCCTGTGGACTGGCTCGGCGAGCCCGAGACCGTTCGGACCCAGGAGCTCAGTGAGCGGCTGCGGCACGGTGCGTACCAGCGGGCGGTCGCTCTCGGGCACCGGCCGCCGCGGTTCGAACAGGTGATGGAGGTACTGCTGGCGCATGCCCCGATCGTCCTGTGGCCGGGCGGCGACCGCGGTGTGCCGGACAGGTACCGCAACAGCCTGGACAGGTTCTGGCATTTGCTGCCCACCGAGTTCAGTGAGGCCTACCGGCGCAGCTGGGGACCGAAGCCACCGGCACAGGCCGATGGCCGGGAGCATCTGGCGGAGCTGAGATCGGTATGGCACGACCCGGAATGGCTCGACTTCTGCGACTGGTTCGAGCAGTGCGCAATGGATGGGGAGAACTTCGCATGA
- a CDS encoding AAA family ATPase, which translates to MTWQPYYQGDGVPRDVDLGKPPPWRSFPRQTLHKEFEPPPGLIKAVNAALALRRPLLVTGSAGSGKSTVIEQVAAELKLGDVLRWHITSRSTLTEALYRYDALGRIHAQRLDGPTGGDDIAPFLQMGPLGTALLPTERPRALLIDEIDKSDLDLPSDLLDVLERGEFEIPELARYKSETVHVRQWNGDERRPVTRGRVQCDVFPFIVMTSNGERDFPAAFLRRCIRYTMPKPTIDALRRIVDSHLRTANDGSGEIDALIAGFVDRISAGESLAIDQLLNAVHLLTGGGAPAGEDEREVMDLVLRELSRA; encoded by the coding sequence ATGACCTGGCAGCCCTACTACCAAGGGGACGGTGTTCCTCGTGATGTCGATCTCGGAAAACCACCGCCGTGGCGCAGTTTCCCCCGTCAGACCCTGCACAAGGAATTCGAGCCGCCGCCGGGTCTGATCAAGGCGGTCAACGCCGCGCTGGCGCTGCGTCGGCCGCTGCTGGTGACCGGCTCGGCGGGCTCTGGAAAGTCCACGGTGATCGAGCAGGTTGCGGCCGAGTTGAAACTGGGTGACGTGCTTCGCTGGCACATCACCTCCCGCAGCACGCTGACCGAGGCGCTGTACCGGTACGACGCCCTGGGCCGCATCCATGCGCAGCGGCTGGACGGGCCCACGGGGGGCGACGACATCGCGCCGTTCCTGCAGATGGGACCGCTGGGGACGGCGCTGCTGCCGACGGAGCGTCCCCGTGCGTTGCTGATCGACGAGATCGACAAGAGCGATCTGGATCTGCCGAGCGACCTGCTCGATGTGTTGGAACGTGGCGAGTTCGAGATTCCCGAACTCGCCCGGTACAAGAGCGAGACCGTCCACGTGCGCCAATGGAACGGCGACGAGCGACGTCCGGTGACCCGCGGTCGGGTGCAGTGCGACGTGTTCCCGTTCATCGTGATGACCAGCAATGGTGAACGGGACTTTCCGGCCGCCTTTCTGCGGCGTTGCATCCGCTACACGATGCCGAAGCCGACGATCGACGCGCTGCGCCGGATCGTCGACTCGCATCTGCGGACTGCCAACGATGGCTCCGGCGAGATCGATGCGTTGATTGCTGGTTTCGTTGACCGGATCTCGGCAGGGGAGAGCCTGGCGATCGACCAGTTGCTCAACGCCGTTCATCTGCTGACCGGCGGCGGAGCCCCTGCCGGAGAGGACGAGCGGGAGGTCATGGACCTCGTGCTGCGCGAGCTGTCCCGTGCCTGA